The genomic segment TATATATGTCAATGAAAAAACAATTTAAAAAAAACTTTAGTCTTGCAATCTAAAACCGTTTCCAGTATAATTTGTAATCTTGCTTATAGACAGTTTTTGAAAATTGATATTTTTAGTTGCTGTTTTTTTTTGACGTAAAAATCTTATAGAAATGAGGTAAAAGAATTATGAGTAGTGATATTTCAAAAATGAGAAATATCGGTATCAGTGCGCACATCGATTCGGGAAAAACAACCCTTTCAGAGCGTATCTTGTTTTATTGCGACCGTATTCATAGCATTCATGAGGTACGCGGAAAAGACGGTGTCGGCGCCGTTATGGATAACATGGAATTGGAACGGGAGCGCGGTATCACAATTCAGTCCGCATCGACACAGGTAAAATGGAAAGATCATACCATTAATGTTATCGACACTCCCGGACACGTTGACTTTACCATCGAGGTTGAACGTTCATTGCGCGTCTTGGACGGCGCTATTTTGGTACTTTGTTCCGTTGCCGGTGTACAATCTCAGTCTATCACCGTTGACCGCCAGCTTAAACGCTACCATGTTCCGCGAATTGCTTTTGTCAACAAGTGCGACAGAACCGGTGCCAATCCGTTGAAGGTACGGATGCAGCTGCGCGAAAAGCTCGGCCTGAACGCCTATATGATGCAGCTCCCGATCGGTCTGGAAGATAAGCTTGAAGGCGTTGTCGACCTCGTAACGATGAAGGCGCTGTACTTTGAAGGGGACAGCGGCACCGAACTCCGCGTTGCCGAAATCCCCGCGCATCTTCTTGACGATGCAAAAAAATACCGTGAAGAAATGATAGATGCGGCTTCGATGTTCTCCGATGAGCTTGCAGAAGCCTTCCTCGAAGGCGCCGAAACGGAAGAGATGATCCGTGCGGCGGTACGTGTCGGAACGTTAAAAGAAGCCTTTGTACCGGTATTCCTCGGTTCGGCCTATAAAAACAAAGGTATCCAGCCCTTACTCGACGCCGTTACCTACTACTTACCCAATCCGACGGAAATTACCAATAAAGCGCTCGATTTGGATAAAAACGAAGAGCCGGTTGTACTGAGTACCAACCCCGATGATCCGGTTGTATCGCTCGGCTTTAAGCTGGAGGATGGAAAATACGGTCAGCTGACGTATGTGCGTATCTATCAGGGAACGCTGAAAAAAGGCGGCGAACTGTACAATACCCGCTCACGCAAAAAGTTCAAGGTTGGACGTCTTGTCCGCATGAACTCTGCCGAAATGGAAGATATTTCCGAAGGCGGCCCGGGAGACATCGTTGCGCTCTTCGGTATCGAATGCGCATCGGGTGACACGTTCTGCGGCGGAGACCTCAACTATGCAATGAGCTCCATGTACGTTCCCGATCCGGTTATTTCGCTGTCGGTGACCCCCAAGGATAAAAAATCCGCCGACCAGATGGGCAAGGCGTTAAACCGCTTTACCAAAGAAGACCCCACATTCCGCACGTATGTAGACCCCGAATCGAACGAAACGATTATTCAGGGTATGGGCGAACTCCATTTGGACGTATATATCGAACGGATGCGCCGCGAATACAAGTGCGACGTAGAAACCGGTATGCCGCAGGTTGCGTACCGTGAAGCGATCAGCCAGCGTGCAGACTTTAACTACACCCATAAAAAGCAGACGGGCGGTTCCGGTCAGTTCGGCCGTGTTGCAGGCTTTATCGAGCCGACCTCCGAACAAGACTACGAGTTTGTCGATCAAATTAAAGGCGGCGCCATTCCTTCGGAATTTATTCCGTCTTGCGATAAGGGCTTTAGAGCGGCCGTTAAGAAGGGCACGCTTATCGGCTTCCCGATTGTCGGCGTGCGGATTACCATCAACGACGGACAAACACACCCGGTCGACTCTTCCGATATGGCATTCCAAGCTGCAGCTATCGGCGCCTTCCGCGAAGCGTACAAAAAAGCCAATCCGATTGTACTCGAACCGATCATGAAGGTTTCAATCGAAGGTCCGCAGGAATTTCAAGGAAATATCTTTGGACTTATCAACCAACGTCGTGGTATAATACTTTCGTCCACTGAAGATGAGCAGTTTACCCGCGTCGATGCGGAAGTCCCGTTAAGCGAAATGTTCGGTTTTTCAACCATTTTGCGCTCTTCAACGCAGGGTAAAGCGGAATACTCAATGGAATTTGCAAAGTACGGCAAGGCTCCTCAGAGTGTTACGGAAACTCTCATTAAAGCGTACGAAGAAAAACGCAAAGCGGAACAACAAAAATAGGAGGCGGGAAATGGTTAAAGAGGATTTAATCGAACGCAGCGCTGTTCGTAATTTTGAAAAAGCGCTCGGCGGAGCGTTACAGCCGGGGGAAATCGGTATTGTAACGGCTAAAAAAGGCGTTGGAAAAACTTCCATGCTGGTTCAGCTCGGATTGGATCAGCTGCTGCAAGGTAAACCGATTGTACATATCTCGTTCAGTCAGCAAACCGACTATGCCATTACATGGTACAACAATATGTTCGACGAAACAGCCGAGAAAAAACACCTTGAAAAAGCGGCTGAATTAAAATCCGAGGTTATCGCACGGCGTATCGTCTTAAATTTTAATCAAGATATTGTGCGTACTACCCAGATTATCAAAACCGTAAAGGCACTGTTTGAAGTAGGTTCAAAACCTTCCGCACTGATGATCGACGATTTTGATTTTTCTAAAGCGGTTCCCGAAGCGCTTCAACAGATAAAAGCTTTTGCAAAAGAAACCGGTATGTCTATCTGGTATTCAGCTTCCGCTGACGCACGCGAAAAAGTCATTCATCCTGACTTAAAACCGTATGCAAATGATTTTGACGTTATCCTGTATTTGGAACCGACGCCGGATGCCATTAAAATACACGCGTTAAAAGCTCGCGGTAAAGCAGACTTTGATACCGGCTGTAAACTTGACACCAAAACGATGCTTTTAGCGGAAAAATAATTCTCCTTATAGTCGCTAAGCACATCGAGGCTATAAAGGCTATCGAAAAAGCCCTGTCGATTATATCGGCAGGGCTTTTTTTATGCGGTGACCATTTGAACCAACGGTTCAACTCCGGTTGAGCAGCCTCTCTTCTGCTGCGGGGTTGTTAAAAAATATCTGATGCGTTTACCCTGTCTATTTTTGTTTTTCTCTTGACTTTTGAGGGGGGGGGGGGGGTATAAT from the Treponema medium genome contains:
- the fusA gene encoding elongation factor G, whose amino-acid sequence is MSSDISKMRNIGISAHIDSGKTTLSERILFYCDRIHSIHEVRGKDGVGAVMDNMELERERGITIQSASTQVKWKDHTINVIDTPGHVDFTIEVERSLRVLDGAILVLCSVAGVQSQSITVDRQLKRYHVPRIAFVNKCDRTGANPLKVRMQLREKLGLNAYMMQLPIGLEDKLEGVVDLVTMKALYFEGDSGTELRVAEIPAHLLDDAKKYREEMIDAASMFSDELAEAFLEGAETEEMIRAAVRVGTLKEAFVPVFLGSAYKNKGIQPLLDAVTYYLPNPTEITNKALDLDKNEEPVVLSTNPDDPVVSLGFKLEDGKYGQLTYVRIYQGTLKKGGELYNTRSRKKFKVGRLVRMNSAEMEDISEGGPGDIVALFGIECASGDTFCGGDLNYAMSSMYVPDPVISLSVTPKDKKSADQMGKALNRFTKEDPTFRTYVDPESNETIIQGMGELHLDVYIERMRREYKCDVETGMPQVAYREAISQRADFNYTHKKQTGGSGQFGRVAGFIEPTSEQDYEFVDQIKGGAIPSEFIPSCDKGFRAAVKKGTLIGFPIVGVRITINDGQTHPVDSSDMAFQAAAIGAFREAYKKANPIVLEPIMKVSIEGPQEFQGNIFGLINQRRGIILSSTEDEQFTRVDAEVPLSEMFGFSTILRSSTQGKAEYSMEFAKYGKAPQSVTETLIKAYEEKRKAEQQK